The Candidatus Woesearchaeota archaeon nucleotide sequence GATTTCAAAAGAGAGATTAAATTAAAAAATGATATGGTAATTCAGTCTGCAATAGCATCAGGATTTCCATTGATTAATCACATTAAATATTACGAGGATCTTCAAAATGCAAAAATATGAGTTAGACAAATACCTAAACAGCCCTGAATTAATAAGTGAAAAAATCAGCGAATTCATTAAGAAAGAGATTATAAAAACAGAAAACAGAGAGAATACCGAAATCCAAGGGCATTTGTTAAAGTCAGAACGAAATCTAAAGTTTGTAAATGATACTATCCAACTTGATTATTTTGACTGGGCAATAACCGGTTGTTATTATGCGTCATATCATGCTGCATTAGCTTTGATAATGACAAAAGGGTTTTCATGTAAAAATCATTTGGCAACCATTTTACTGTTAATTAAAAACTTTTATAATAAAGGATTAAATAAAGAAGATATTCAATCACTCGTAACTCTTTTAGATTATCAGGACATCTTATTTTATGTTGAATCAAAAAACAAAAGAGAAGATGCAACATATTCAACCAAAACTGCATATACAAAACAAGATGTTGAACAATTAAGAATCAAATCAACATTATTTGTATCAAAAGTAAAAGATATGCTTAAAAATTAAGTGAGGTATATCCACAACCAATATAAATCCCTCTGCTCTCTTAGTGTGATATGGGCTTATTTGATAACATGTTAAAAGAAGGTGAATCATTATTCAAAAATGAAGTAGCCTTAGACTTCTCCTTCCAACCAAAACTCCTGCCTTATAGAGAAAAAGAACAACGACAAATAGCAGCTGACATTAAACCATTGTTTCAAAAGCTTAATGGAAGAAATGCCTTAATCTACGGCAAACCAGGCATTGGAAAAACTGTGGCAATTAAACATGTCTTCAAGGAATTAGAAGAACAATCTGAAGAAGTTCTCTCTATATACATTAATTGCTGGCAAAAAAACACCAGTTACAAAATTGTCCTTGATATTTGCGATCAAATTGGCTATAAATTCACCCAAAACAAAAAAACAGAGGAATTATGGAAAATTGTTCAAGAAAGATTAAACAAAACTTCAGTTGCTCTTGCCTTAGATGAAGTTGATAAATTAG carries:
- a CDS encoding HEPN domain-containing protein; its protein translation is MQKYELDKYLNSPELISEKISEFIKKEIIKTENRENTEIQGHLLKSERNLKFVNDTIQLDYFDWAITGCYYASYHAALALIMTKGFSCKNHLATILLLIKNFYNKGLNKEDIQSLVTLLDYQDILFYVESKNKREDATYSTKTAYTKQDVEQLRIKSTLFVSKVKDMLKN